The Mucilaginibacter gracilis genomic interval ATGTATCTCATCGATGATCAATATCTTGGTTTCCACATTGGTGAGAATACGCATCACCTGGTATTGTAGCTGCGCAGATGTGCTCTGTTTTTGGAAAGGTGCGTTTAATGCCGTCAGTATATTAATAAAAAAGGCTTTTTCATTCGGCGTTGGTGGTGCCTGGATATATACGATAGGTATTTTTGCCGAACTCACGTCTGGTGTGATGCTGGGTTTATAGCTATCAAAGAAACGGTGCAGCAGAATGGTCTTGCCATTGTTGGTTGGTGCTACCAACAACATGCTTGGCATACGGTAAGTTTTTGGATGCAGCATCAGGTACTCCATATTATTGAGCACTTTCATGGCTTTAGGATATCCTATCCAGCGTTCTGAAAGGATATGGCGTATACGTATCAGGTTCTTATTATTATCGGTTATTTTGGTTAAAAGGGTCATGGATCAGTTCTTCAAAAGGTAAGTATTCTTCATTCGGGTCATATTTGAATCCGGTATCATTGATCTCTGGTTCCTCCCGCTCGAATTCGTTTTTGATACTGTTTTTGGTCGCCAATTCCTTGCGCTCATTGGCTTTACGGCGTTTGGCAATAGCCGCCTGGTTGGCCGCTTTTTCCTCGATATCACGCATCTGCGCGTAAGTGTCGAAGATCAGATTCTCATCCACATGCTCCATACCGCGCGCTTTGAGCGTGCGCAGTATTTGCTTATATTCCCAAATGGTGATCGATGGATGCGTGGTATTACGGTACGGAATACAGAAGTAATCTTCGATCTCCGGATCATAGAAGTAGACGGCACTGATATCGCGTGGATCGCGCTTAAAAGCAAACTTGCGCAGCACTGGATTGCGGACATTTGGTTTCTCGTAGGCATGTACCCATTTGCGCAGTACATCACCGTAGTACCAGATCATATCAATAGCTACGCCATACCTTTGCACTGTTCGTTCTACGAACGGCATAAAGTCAAGCTTTAGCTTTAGTTCGTTGGCGACCGGCTCACTCCAGCCAATGCCGATCTGCGTATCGCTGCCATTGATACCTTCAAGGTAACGTGCGACTGGTGTGGTGTTGATGCTATTATGACGGCGGTTATGATAGACGCCAACAATAAAGGTCGCCAGCCAGCGCTCCAATTCCTTGATGGTGAAGCAGGCTCTGCCTTCCGCATCATAGTACTTACGCTCTTTCGTATTGGAGAACGTTGTTCCCGGCAGTGTATGGATCTCTTGTAACACTGTTCCCAGCAAGCGTTCGATATGACCCCCATAATTAGGTTTGGCCACCGGTCTGAAGTTGATCTCGATACCATATTCCTGGCAGGCTCGTTCAAGCATTTTACCATGAAACTCTTTGGCGTTATCCATATGGATCGCCCGCATCACTCCGTAGCATTGCCATTTCCCTTTCACATCCAACGAAGACAGCCACAAGTCTTTTGGGAGGATCGCGTGGGATAAGCATAAGCCCGTGCCCAACGCGCCAGGAGGATCGAGCGATATATAGAAGCCGACCACCATTCTGCTGTAAACATCGATCGCCATAGTGACCCAAGGTTTACCGACCGGCTCACGGTATACGTCATCAACGCAGATGATATCCAACGGTGTATGATCGATCTGTACGACCGCCAGTGGGTAGTCGGCTCCCGGAAAGTGGCCATTCAACGGCTGGTATTTATTCTCCGCGATGCTGCGGTGTTGCCTGCGGGCCAGTTTCTCTTCCTCACCGATAAGGTGTATTCTTCGTCTGACCGTTGAATAATGCGGTATCTCCAAACCATGCTCCCGACAAGCCAACGCCACATCAAGGCTTACCTTGCGGATGCTCAGTTTCTGCTTGCGCAGGTATTTCTCCTGAATGACTGTTTGAATAACATCCTCGACATTGGTCGCCAACTGATAGTTGTATCTATTGCGCTTGTTCTCCGTTTTAGCAAGCGAGGATAATACAGGATTAGCTCGATACCGGTCTAACCACCTATGCAGCGTTCGCCGGGGAACGCCGCTCATTTCGCATACCTTAGCTACGGTGATACCGGGTACGTTATTTACGATGGGCGCTATAATATTATAGCGGTACTGCGCGATCTTCCAGTCCTCGTTCGATAAGTCGGATACCGCCTTGGGACTATTAAGCGGAACTAACTCTTCCATATGATAGTATTCATTGTGATCTTGGTCTGCATGTCACATTTAATACGCTGTGCTGCCAGCAATTGCCAAACGGCATATAGCAACTTGGGATCTCCGCCAGTCACCTGAGTTATGGGTAATACATGGGCCAACTTCTGAAGAACAGTTTCAGCAAACTCCTTATTGATATTCGTTTGCTGGTAGCGGCTGAGTAGTTTAAGGTTTTCCAAATAAACTGTCCTGACTTGCTGCTCGTTGATCGTAGCGAATGACCAGCCATTATTTTGAGCATACTGGGTAGCCGCAGCAAACTTAGGTTCGTAATAAGATTGTTTTTCCAGCAATTCTGCCTGGTACTTGACTTCACACAACAAAGGCTTGCGCTTCAGTTCTTCCTGGTAGTAGGCGATAACATCGGGCGTGTAGGTTGCCGCTTTGCCGTCATGGTCATAAAAGATCTTGACCGGCTGCGTGGTGTACGACAATACTTCATTGTCAAATTCGAGGTGGGTAAGCCAGTCCCTTTCAAGCGCTGATTCAAACAAATGCATCGTGCCTGTTTTACGACTAAAGTATTTGCCTGTGATAGATCGGTGGCTCAGACCGATCTTTCTAACGGGTCTTAATATCATGAATAGATAGAAATTGGGTAAGGGCGCGGATTAGGAAGCGAATGGGTGCTCTTTCAGGAAATCGCACATGGTAGCGATCTCGCTTTCTGTATTGTAATAATGCAATGAAGCCCTTACAATGCCTTTCAGCCCATGCTTTTCCATATAGATCGGTGTAGCTTGACTACCACCAAAAGATACATTGATACCATTCTCTACTAGTTTGTTTTTGACCAGCATACTATCAATCCCCGCAACCGAGAAAGTAACGATACCACACTTTTCACTGCCGATGTCATGACAGGTAACACCTGGAATACCGTTTAACTCCGCACGGGTAAGATCGGCCAGGTATTGCACCCGCTGCCAGATCCTGTCTACGCCGATATTCAAAGCGTATTCTACCGCTTTTCCCAAGCCGAGTGTCAGTGCGCGGCTCTTTTCATAAAGTTCAAACCGGCGGGCATCTTGCCGTAGAGTATAGCCATCGAGGCTGACATTGCTTGCTGCCAGGAAATCCAGCAACACAGGCGACAGCTGATCCTGAACGGTCTTCTTCACGAACAAGAATCCAGTTCCGCGTGGCGCGCGCATATACTTACGGCCTGTTGCTGATAGAATGTCGCATTTGATCTCCTTAACGTCAATCGGGTATTGCCCTGCTGTTTGACAGGCATCGACCATATACAGCACCTTGTGTTTGGATGCGATGTTGCCGATCTCTTTTATTGGCAGGATACCACCACCCGATGAGGGGATGTGGGTTACAGCGATCAGTTTCGTCTTTGAGTTAATAGCTTGCTCCAGGTCAGCTAAAGGAAAGTTGCCGCTTTCGTCATTGTTAATGACGATCACTTTAACACCTTTCTTACGCACATCTGCCAGGCCGATCAGGTTGGTTACATACTCCATCTCACATGTAATGATCTCATCACCATCGTGAAAGGTCAATCCTTTGAATGCAGTACCCCAGGCAGCGCTCGCGTTCTCGAATATAGCTACTTCTTCCTTTACAGCACCTATCAGGTCTGCGATAAGCTGATAAACACCATCAATCCCTAACTCCGCATAATTACCCCGTCTATTTTGAAAAATATAGTGGAACAACGCTTGATTGTTCCTTTTTTTGTTTATTTTGGGCTACCTAATTAGGTTGTCTATGTCGTTACCTTCCTGGATTCAAAAATTTAAAGAGCCAAAAACAGAGATCAGGCTTATCAAGGGTACATTTTACAAGTACGCTGTTGAGTATCGTTATAATTCTGAAAAAAAGCGGACGGATAAAATAACCCTGGAACTTCTTGGTAAAATCACCGAGAAGGAGGGCTTTGTCCCGTCGGATAAAAAACTAATAAAAGATAAAGGCAACAGCCTGCCGGTAGTAGATATCAAAACATACGGATTGTATAATCTCTTTACGTCTTTGCTTGCTGAGGATCTTCCCAGTTTACTTACACTCTTCCCAGAGCCTGTTAGTCAAACATTATTGACAGTAGCAATGATGCGTTTTGCTTATCAGCACCCAATAAAGCGTATGCCGTTTCAACATGCACATGACTACTGTTCTCTGAACTGGGTCACAAAAGGTCTTGATGACAAAGCAATTACAGCTGCATTGAAATATGTAGGAGAAAACAGAGAACTATTGCTGGGCTGGATGAAAGGCAGATTAGGGGTAAGGGAAGCTATGCAGGATAAATTTGTAATGATTGATTCTACGCACATACCATCCCTTTCAGAACATCTTTCAGTCAACGCAATGGGTTATAATCCACAGCATAGCTATGATCCACAAATACGCCTGATGTACATTTTTTCTGCACAAATGCAACAACCGGTGTATTATAGACTTATCAATGGGAATATTACTGACGTTACATCGATGAAGATATGTGTAGACGAACTAAATATCAAAGATGTGGTTTTCATTGCCGACAAGGGATTTTACAGCAAGAAAAACGTCGCTGACCTCAAAACTGCCTCCATTCATTTCATTATCCCACTATACAGAAATAATAATCTCATAGATTATGAACCGCTACAGCAAGCCAATTTTAAAAAAGGTATAAAGAATTATTTCACCTATCAGAAGAGGGTGGTCTGGTATTATGAATATGAAAAAGAAGGACTGATGCTAACTACTTACCTTGACGAGCGCCTTAGAGTAGAAGAAGAAGCTGATTTCCTTACCCGTACTCAAACACATCCTGATAAGTATAAAGAAGTTGATTTCTTTGAACGGGTTGACCGTTTTGGAACACTTACACTCACGAATCACCTGCCTGAAGCGGTGTCCGCACAAATGTTATATGAAACCTACAAACAGCGCAATGAAATAGAAGTCATGTTTGACGCCTACAAGCACTTCCTGCTTGCAGACAAAACCTACATGCAGAACCGATATGTGCTGGAAGGATGGTTAATGGCAAATTTTATAGCCATGATCGCATACTACAGGTTGTATACACGACTAAAAACAGCAAACAAACTTTCAAAATATGCACCAAAGGACATAGTAGAAATATCAAAAAGCATCTACCAAACTAAAATCCGAAACACCTGGGTAAGATCCGAAATAACAAAAAAGACAAAAGACCTCTTTAAATCTATTGACATAGACTACCTAAATTAGCGGAGTTAGGGATCAATCCGCGCAATGTTCTTATGCTCGGTTTCATATCCGCCGTAAGTGGCTTCCTCCTTCAAATAATCGACAATAGTATTTATCACCACATCGGGCGGAAGTGATGCGCCGGCATTGTTGAAATGCACCACGGCAGAGCTGCCAGCTGTGTCATTCCTGTACTTGTTTAACTCTTCTTTTGTAATGTTATTCATTTGCTGTGTTATCATAAATAGGCCTCAATTCGTTGCTTTGCGAATTGGTGGCGCAAAAATGCTCAGCCGAATACTATGCACGCATAATATTTTTTTAACATACTGTGGAAAAGTGTGCCATTATAAGCGGAAATAGTGTGCCACTAAAAGAGGAAAATCACATTTTTGTTAAAAAATCGGTACGCGAATAGTAGTTGCGTTTGAGTACTTACGTCTTAGAGATAAATGGCGACATTATTCACTTATAACACAATTATTAGATAAGCTATGGCGGAGAACGAATCAAATATTGCCTACCTTTTCAAGAAGCTTGCCGACGGGACTGCCAGTAAGGAAGAGTTAGCGGCTTATTTTGAACTGACTAAGGATAATAGCTTAGATGATAAAATTACAGCCCTAATGCAGGCTGAGCTCAAAAATAACGCTACACCTGAAATTCAGGATACTGAACGGATTGACAGGGTTTACAATAATATCGAGGCTGCTATCAGAGTTCAGCAACCCGCTATTGAAAAATCAAATTATCCTTTCTTCAAACGCTGGGCGGCAGCGGCAGCTATTTTGATAGTAGCTGGTGGCCTGTTCTATTATAGCCAAAACAAACCTTCAAAAAACAATACCCAATTGGTCGCTAATGATGTTGCACCGGGTCAACATACCGCAACTCTTACTTTAGCTAATGGTCAAAAGATTGTATTATCTAATGCTGCAACCGGACAAATAGCCAAACAGGCCGGTGTAAGTATTGCAAAAACAACCAATGGCCGGGTGGTTTACACAGTAGCCGGTAATGGTGATGCCGAAACTGGTCAATTAAATACACTTTCAACGGCTAAAGGCGAAACTTATCAAGTGAATTTGCCGGACGGCACACAGGTATGGCTAAATGCTGCTTCATCTCTTACCTATCCTGCGAGGTTTGTCGGAGCTGATCGAAAGGTCAAATTGATCGGCGAAGCTTATTTTGAGGTTGCTAAAGATAAAAGCCATCCATTTAAGGTCACTACAAATACGCAAGAAGTTACCGTATTGGGAACACATTTTAATATTAACGCCTATTCAGACGAAACGGCTGTCGCCACTACTTTATTAGAAGGCTCCGTAAAAGTTGCTTCAAATACAAACACTGAGATCATCAAACCGGGGCAACAAACGTTAACTACAGCCCGTGGAATTACGATCAATAATAATCCTATTATAGAGGGTATTACCGACTGGAAGGACGGTGATTTCGCCTTAAATAATCAAAATTTTAAAACAGCTATGCGGAAAATTGCTCGCTGGTATGATGTCGAGATTATTTATGACGCTTCTATTCCTGATACAATGCAAGCCGGGGGCTGGATTTCCCGTAATAATAATATTTCTGCCATATTGAAACTCATCGAATCCAGTGGACAAGTTCACTTTAAAGTTGAAGGGAGGAGGATCTTGGTGAGGAAATAAGTACAAAAAATAACCAGAAGTGCGCAAACACTCCTGGTCGGTGTTTGGCACCATCTCATAAATAATTATAAAACGTTAACCGCAGTTGTCTGCTCCGTGGAAAGAAAAAGACAGTCTGCTTAAACCAAACTTCGCAAATGTATAGAATTTATACTATTAACTATGGTATGCCTCAAAGGTATATCCGTAAACTTCTGCTAATTATGCGCTTAACCACCATAATACTTATAGCAACTTTCATGCAGGTTAGCGCGGCAACATTCGCCCAGCGTATTACGCTCAATCAGCATAAAGCTCCAATAGAATCTGTATTAAAAGAAATACGCCACCAGAGCGGATTTGATTTTTATTATGATGGAGATGTGATTCCCAAAGATCAAAAAATCGATGTTGCCGTTACCAATGTTACAGTCGAAGAGGCACTAACGGTTGCTTTTAAAGGGCTATTATTAAATTATAAAATTGACGGCAAAACTGTCGTCATCACAAAAAAAACGCCTTCCTTTCTCGATAAAATGGTTAATGCTTTTGCTACTATTGATGTGCATGGGCGCGTGGTGGATGAGAAAGGTCAACCGTTACAGGGGGTAACAATTAAATTAAAAGAAGGAAGTCAGGTTACCACAACTGATAAAGAAGGAAACTTCACCTTACAAAAAGTCGATGAAAAGTCTGTCATTGTAATTTCTTTTATCGGGTATTTGACCAAAGAAATGAATGTAAGTTCTGATTTAGGGATTATAGCACTTGAAATTAGTAATTCTAAGCTGGACGAGGTTAGAATACAAGCGTATACAACGACAACGAGGAGGTTTAGCACCAGTAATAGTGCGGGAATTACCAAAGAACAAATAGAAATGCAACCGATAAATAATCCAATTCTCGCTTTACAAGCAAGAATACCGGGGATTTTAATTACTCAGGAATCAGGTAATGCAGGTAGCGGTGTCGATGTCCTCATTCAAGGAAAAAACTCTTTGAGGAGTGGCCTCAATCCTTTTTATGTAATTGATGGGGTGCCATTTCCCTCTTCGACCTTGTCGTCGTTTATTGCAGGAAGCATAATTCCAAACAGTAGCCCTTTGTCTTATATCAACCCATCTGACATTGAAAGCATTGAAGTGCTAAAAGACGCTGATGCTACTGCAATATACGGTAGTCGAGCTGCAAACGGTGCGATCTTAATAACGACGAAGAAAGGTAAAGCAGGCGAAACTAAGACTGACGTTAATCTGCAAAGTGGATGGAGTAGAGTACCAAAAGAGTTGAAGTTGTTGAATACGCAAGATTATTTAGCAATCAGAAAAGAGGCTTTTAAAAATGACAATATAGACCTTACAGCGCCTCCATACAATCTAGACTTATTTAAAAAGTTACTTTATCCAGATTTAGCTTATTGGGATCAAAATAAAAATACCGATTGGCAAAAGGAATTAATAGGTGGAACAGCCCACTTCACCAATTTGCAAGCTAATATTTCAGGCGGTAGTCAGAATACTCAGTTTTTAATCGGCGGTGGTTACACTAACCAAACTACTGTATATAACGGTGATTTTGCAGACAAAAAAGCAAGCTTTCGTTATACCTTAAATCATACCTCCAGTAATAAGCGTTTCCGCATTAACTTGTCAGGAACCTATCTACAAGACGACAACATTCTGGCGATTTCTGACTTAACAAGAACAGCCATGACATTAGCGCCAAACGCTCCGGATCTTTATCTTTCCGATGGTACTTTAAATTGGGAACCTGTCCCTAATTCACCTGGGAATTATAGCTTTCGAAATCCATTGTTTGCTTTAGAGAATAAGTACTCTTCTAAAACGAGTAATTTATTATCAAATATGCAATTAGGATATGAACTAATTAAACATTTGACTTTCCAATCAAATCTCGGCTTCAATAAGATCGACGGTACGGAATATACTTATACTCCGATGACCGCATTTAATCCAGGAGAAACTTACAACTATCGTTCCGCAAAATCAGGATCACTAACAACGAAATCTTGGATTATTGAACCGCAATTTCATTATCAAAATAAAATATTTGACAATGACTTAGATGTTTTAATAGGTAGCACATTCCAACAAACAGATAATAATCTTTTTTCGATAGAAGGAAGTGGATTTAACAGTGATTCTCAATTAGAAAATATTCAAGCTGCACCAACCATTGTTGTTCGCAACAACATCATATCTAAATATCATTATAATGCTTTATTTTCAAGATTAAATTACGCTGTCCAAAATAAATATATAATGACGTTAGCAGCCAGACGCGATGGAAGCAGCAGATTCGGAGAGGAAAATATATTTGCAAATTTCTATTCTGCAGCAGGCGCTTGGCTATTTTCGGAAGAAAATTTTGTTAAAAGTCACATCCCTGTGTTAAGTTTTGGAAAGATGCGATTATCATATGGTACAACAGGGAACGATCAGATTGGGGATTATAGCTTTTCTAGTGTCTACGATAATAATATCGTTGATGTACCTTATCAGGGCTCTACTACAATAACTCCAAGAGGCCACTCAAATCCTTATCTTCAATGGGAGGTTACAAAAAAGCTGAATTTTGGTTTGGATTTAGGGTTCTTAAATAACAAAATACTAATTAATGCAAACTATTATGTAAACCGATCATCAAATCAATTAATCGGCTATCCATTAACATCTGTTACTGGATTTGGGGATGTGCTTTTAAATATTCCTGCCACGATAAAAAATAGTGGTTTGGAGGTACAATTGGATTTGCAACCTTTGAATAAAGGAGATTTTAAATGGAATGCTAATTTCAATTTAACAATTCCAAGGAACAAGCTGGTTGCATATAAGGACTTAGATCAAAGCACTAATGCTGAAATTTATGTCATCGGGCAATCTATTGATATTCAAAGGGCCTATGCTTATCGCGGTGTAAATCCAGAAACCGGCTTGTATCAATATTTAGATAAAAATGGTAAGATTACTTCTGAAGCCCTATCGAACGCTGATCAAACAGTTTTAATAAATACCGACCCTAAATTTTATGGAGGACTAACCAATTCAATCCGATTTAAGCATCTTCAATTAGATTTTACATTTCAGTATGTAAAAAGAATGGGCCGTTCAGACGATATCAGTGGATTTCCACCATTGGGGGCATTTAGTAACAACTTAGTATCCGCATTAAACCGGTGGACTAAACCCGGTGACAACGCTTTAATACAGAAATCATCAACTAACTCAAACCCCTCAAACGACAATTTTGGTTTTAGCGAAGCAACATATTCTGATGCATCTTTTATCCGGATAAAAAATGCCTCATTATCCTATGAAATAAATCCACAATGGACTAAATCAGTGGGATTTTCGTCGTGTAGGATCTATTTGCACGGTCAGAATCTTTTAACGTGGACTAAATACAAAGGACTTGACCCAGAGACCCTCTCGTCATTTTCCTTGCCTCCATTGCGAACCTTCACTTTGGGCATCCAATTTACCTTATAACTTAACTATCATGAAACACACGAAAAAAAATATATCAAAGGGAGCAATTTTGCTAGCGGCTTGTTTAAGTTTTTACTCATGTAAAAAGTTTATAGAGGTTGGCCCCCAAGACTAGTGTTATGTTAATCGTGTAATGACGGATAAAGTCTTTTCAGTTTTATTCGCGCATCTTTATTTTCGAACTGCCAGTTAATTTTGCTGTTCTTATTATTTCTGTTGTGTTGCCATGCCGCTACCTCTTCATTGATCTTCAGCATTGTTGAAATATGCCTGTTTAGGCATTGCCCATTCAATACATGCAATTCTATCTCGGCCATATTGAGCCAGCTTCCATGCTTGGGCGTATAAACAAACTCAAACCTATCCCATAGCCTTTTGGCTTCGGCTGGTTCAAATGTCTCGTAAAATGCAGAGGCCGAATGGGTTTTAAAATTGTCCATTACTAAAGTTATTTTTTTCGCTGTCGGGTACCATTCATCTGCTATTCTTTTTACGAATAAAGCCCAGTCCTTTTTGGTTTTAAACGCCGTAATTTCTACAAAGCGCTTGCCCCTCAAAGGCTCGTTGGCCATAAATATATTGACTACCCCATGCCTTATGTACTCGTAATCTACTCTTGCCTCCTGGCCAGGCTTCATGGCTTGAGAGGGCTGCCCTTCTTCTATCAATTGTTTTGGCGACTCATCCATACATACAACCGGAAATTCCTCATCATAAGGTTTTTTGTATACATCCAATACGCGTTCCATATTGGCTACAAATTCGCTGCTTTTTTCCGGTGGTATTACCCAGCCCTTTACTTTCCAAGGCTTAAGTTCGTTTTTTTAAGCACACTTCTTACTGTTACATGCGAAATACTTTCTACATATTCCAACTCTACCATTTTATCGGCGAGTAGCCTTAATGACCATTTAGCAAACCCCTCAGGCGGCTCGCTGCAACACAAGGCAACCAGCTTCGCTTCTACATCGCCATCTGATTTTGTTTCATAAACACGGCTGGTGGGGCGACGATCTAAAACACCTTCAAAACCCTCTTCAATAAACTTTTTCTTCACCCGGTCTATCGTTCGCATCCCTACTTTCAGGACTTTGCTGATCTGTTCATTTGTTATTTTCTCCGCATATTCCCCTTCATCACAATTCAATAGTATATAGGCTGTCCGGAATGTTTGAGAACTATGGGAGCCCTTGTTGATTATCGAGTATAACTCTCCAACCTCCTCTTTTGTAAGTTTTATCGTATAACGTACCATCTGTAATTTGTTTTACAAATATACGCTTTTATACGTCATATTATATTTAACTTA includes:
- a CDS encoding Mu transposase C-terminal domain-containing protein; protein product: MEELVPLNSPKAVSDLSNEDWKIAQYRYNIIAPIVNNVPGITVAKVCEMSGVPRRTLHRWLDRYRANPVLSSLAKTENKRNRYNYQLATNVEDVIQTVIQEKYLRKQKLSIRKVSLDVALACREHGLEIPHYSTVRRRIHLIGEEEKLARRQHRSIAENKYQPLNGHFPGADYPLAVVQIDHTPLDIICVDDVYREPVGKPWVTMAIDVYSRMVVGFYISLDPPGALGTGLCLSHAILPKDLWLSSLDVKGKWQCYGVMRAIHMDNAKEFHGKMLERACQEYGIEINFRPVAKPNYGGHIERLLGTVLQEIHTLPGTTFSNTKERKYYDAEGRACFTIKELERWLATFIVGVYHNRRHNSINTTPVARYLEGINGSDTQIGIGWSEPVANELKLKLDFMPFVERTVQRYGVAIDMIWYYGDVLRKWVHAYEKPNVRNPVLRKFAFKRDPRDISAVYFYDPEIEDYFCIPYRNTTHPSITIWEYKQILRTLKARGMEHVDENLIFDTYAQMRDIEEKAANQAAIAKRRKANERKELATKNSIKNEFEREEPEINDTGFKYDPNEEYLPFEELIHDPFNQNNR
- a CDS encoding TnsA endonuclease N-terminal domain-containing protein, which translates into the protein MILRPVRKIGLSHRSITGKYFSRKTGTMHLFESALERDWLTHLEFDNEVLSYTTQPVKIFYDHDGKAATYTPDVIAYYQEELKRKPLLCEVKYQAELLEKQSYYEPKFAAATQYAQNNGWSFATINEQQVRTVYLENLKLLSRYQQTNINKEFAETVLQKLAHVLPITQVTGGDPKLLYAVWQLLAAQRIKCDMQTKITMNTIIWKS
- a CDS encoding aminotransferase class V-fold PLP-dependent enzyme, whose product is MFHYIFQNRRGNYAELGIDGVYQLIADLIGAVKEEVAIFENASAAWGTAFKGLTFHDGDEIITCEMEYVTNLIGLADVRKKGVKVIVINNDESGNFPLADLEQAINSKTKLIAVTHIPSSGGGILPIKEIGNIASKHKVLYMVDACQTAGQYPIDVKEIKCDILSATGRKYMRAPRGTGFLFVKKTVQDQLSPVLLDFLAASNVSLDGYTLRQDARRFELYEKSRALTLGLGKAVEYALNIGVDRIWQRVQYLADLTRAELNGIPGVTCHDIGSEKCGIVTFSVAGIDSMLVKNKLVENGINVSFGGSQATPIYMEKHGLKGIVRASLHYYNTESEIATMCDFLKEHPFAS
- a CDS encoding transposase, with translation MSLPSWIQKFKEPKTEIRLIKGTFYKYAVEYRYNSEKKRTDKITLELLGKITEKEGFVPSDKKLIKDKGNSLPVVDIKTYGLYNLFTSLLAEDLPSLLTLFPEPVSQTLLTVAMMRFAYQHPIKRMPFQHAHDYCSLNWVTKGLDDKAITAALKYVGENRELLLGWMKGRLGVREAMQDKFVMIDSTHIPSLSEHLSVNAMGYNPQHSYDPQIRLMYIFSAQMQQPVYYRLINGNITDVTSMKICVDELNIKDVVFIADKGFYSKKNVADLKTASIHFIIPLYRNNNLIDYEPLQQANFKKGIKNYFTYQKRVVWYYEYEKEGLMLTTYLDERLRVEEEADFLTRTQTHPDKYKEVDFFERVDRFGTLTLTNHLPEAVSAQMLYETYKQRNEIEVMFDAYKHFLLADKTYMQNRYVLEGWLMANFIAMIAYYRLYTRLKTANKLSKYAPKDIVEISKSIYQTKIRNTWVRSEITKKTKDLFKSIDIDYLN
- a CDS encoding FecR family protein, with product MAENESNIAYLFKKLADGTASKEELAAYFELTKDNSLDDKITALMQAELKNNATPEIQDTERIDRVYNNIEAAIRVQQPAIEKSNYPFFKRWAAAAAILIVAGGLFYYSQNKPSKNNTQLVANDVAPGQHTATLTLANGQKIVLSNAATGQIAKQAGVSIAKTTNGRVVYTVAGNGDAETGQLNTLSTAKGETYQVNLPDGTQVWLNAASSLTYPARFVGADRKVKLIGEAYFEVAKDKSHPFKVTTNTQEVTVLGTHFNINAYSDETAVATTLLEGSVKVASNTNTEIIKPGQQTLTTARGITINNNPIIEGITDWKDGDFALNNQNFKTAMRKIARWYDVEIIYDASIPDTMQAGGWISRNNNISAILKLIESSGQVHFKVEGRRILVRK
- a CDS encoding SusC/RagA family TonB-linked outer membrane protein, which translates into the protein MRLTTIILIATFMQVSAATFAQRITLNQHKAPIESVLKEIRHQSGFDFYYDGDVIPKDQKIDVAVTNVTVEEALTVAFKGLLLNYKIDGKTVVITKKTPSFLDKMVNAFATIDVHGRVVDEKGQPLQGVTIKLKEGSQVTTTDKEGNFTLQKVDEKSVIVISFIGYLTKEMNVSSDLGIIALEISNSKLDEVRIQAYTTTTRRFSTSNSAGITKEQIEMQPINNPILALQARIPGILITQESGNAGSGVDVLIQGKNSLRSGLNPFYVIDGVPFPSSTLSSFIAGSIIPNSSPLSYINPSDIESIEVLKDADATAIYGSRAANGAILITTKKGKAGETKTDVNLQSGWSRVPKELKLLNTQDYLAIRKEAFKNDNIDLTAPPYNLDLFKKLLYPDLAYWDQNKNTDWQKELIGGTAHFTNLQANISGGSQNTQFLIGGGYTNQTTVYNGDFADKKASFRYTLNHTSSNKRFRINLSGTYLQDDNILAISDLTRTAMTLAPNAPDLYLSDGTLNWEPVPNSPGNYSFRNPLFALENKYSSKTSNLLSNMQLGYELIKHLTFQSNLGFNKIDGTEYTYTPMTAFNPGETYNYRSAKSGSLTTKSWIIEPQFHYQNKIFDNDLDVLIGSTFQQTDNNLFSIEGSGFNSDSQLENIQAAPTIVVRNNIISKYHYNALFSRLNYAVQNKYIMTLAARRDGSSRFGEENIFANFYSAAGAWLFSEENFVKSHIPVLSFGKMRLSYGTTGNDQIGDYSFSSVYDNNIVDVPYQGSTTITPRGHSNPYLQWEVTKKLNFGLDLGFLNNKILINANYYVNRSSNQLIGYPLTSVTGFGDVLLNIPATIKNSGLEVQLDLQPLNKGDFKWNANFNLTIPRNKLVAYKDLDQSTNAEIYVIGQSIDIQRAYAYRGVNPETGLYQYLDKNGKITSEALSNADQTVLINTDPKFYGGLTNSIRFKHLQLDFTFQYVKRMGRSDDISGFPPLGAFSNNLVSALNRWTKPGDNALIQKSSTNSNPSNDNFGFSEATYSDASFIRIKNASLSYEINPQWTKSVGFSSCRIYLHGQNLLTWTKYKGLDPETLSSFSLPPLRTFTLGIQFTL
- a CDS encoding IS630 family transposase (programmed frameshift); protein product: MVRYTIKLTKEEVGELYSIINKGSHSSQTFRTAYILLNCDEGEYAEKITNEQISKVLKVGMRTIDRVKKKFIEEGFEGVLDRRPTSRVYETKSDGDVEAKLVALCCSEPPEGFAKWSLRLLADKMVELEYVESISHVTVRSVLKKNELKPWKVKGWVIPPEKSSEFVANMERVLDVYKKPYDEEFPVVCMDESPKQLIEEGQPSQAMKPGQEARVDYEYIRHGVVNIFMANEPLRGKRFVEITAFKTKKDWALFVKRIADEWYPTAKKITLVMDNFKTHSASAFYETFEPAEAKRLWDRFEFVYTPKHGSWLNMAEIELHVLNGQCLNRHISTMLKINEEVAAWQHNRNNKNSKINWQFENKDARIKLKRLYPSLHD